Proteins co-encoded in one Salvelinus sp. IW2-2015 linkage group LG17, ASM291031v2, whole genome shotgun sequence genomic window:
- the bgnb gene encoding biglycan b, giving the protein MRDEEKAQGNRGSGRLLICPLPLRVASATPEVVQCSDLGLTEVPKSIPADTKLLDLQNNRITELKENDFKGLSNLYALSLVNNKISKVHPKAFVPLKHMQKLYFSRNLLTGVPKNLPSSLVELRIHENRIKKVHEGAFSELGSMNCIEMGGNPIQNSGFEPGAFKGLKLNYLRISEAQLTGVPKDLPDQSPELHLDHNQIQAIELEDLSRYKHLYRLGLGFNHIRMIENGSLAFVPRLRELHLENNRLTAIPKGLPDMKYLQVVYLHSNSISKVGVDDFCPRGFGMKRSFYNGISLYSNPVNYWEVQPAAFRCVSDRLGIQFGNYKK; this is encoded by the exons atgagagatgaagagaaggcTCAAGGCAATAGAGGAAGCGGCCGCCTCCTGATCTGCCCTCTGCCCCTTCGGGTTGCCAGTGCCACGCCAGAAGTGGTGCAATGCTCCGATCTGG gtttGACTGAGGTGCCTAAGAGCATTCCCGCTGACACCAAACTCTTGGACCTGCAGAACAACCGCATCACTGAGCTGAAGGAGAACGACTTCAAAGGCCTCAGCAACCTCTac gCCCTGTCCCTGGTGAATAATAAGATCAGCAAGGTCCACCCCAAGGCCTTTGTTCCTCTGAAACACATGCAGAAGCTCTACTTCTCCAGAAACCTCCTGACTGGAGTCCCCAAGAACCTGCCCTCCTCTCTGGTGGAGCTGAGGATCCATGAGAACCGCATCAAGAAGGTCCATGAGGGGGCCTTCTCTGAACTGGGCAGCATGAACTGCATAG AAATGGGAGGGAACCCCATCCAGAACAGTGGGTTTGAGCCAGGAGCCTTCAAGGGACTGAAACTGAACTACCTGCGTATCTCTGAGGCCCAACTCACTGGAGTACCCAAGG ACCTGCCAGACCAGTCTCCTGAGCTCCATCTGGACCACAACCAGATACAGGCCATCGAGCTGGAGGACCTGAGCCGCTACAAACACTTGTACAG GTTGGGTCTGGGCTTTAACCACATTCGTATGATAGAGAATGGCAGTCTAGCTTTCGTCCCCCGCCTGAGAGAGTTACACCTGGAGAACAACAGACTCACAGCAATCCCCAAGGGTCTGCCTGACATGAAGTACCTAcag GTGGTCTACCTCCATTCCAACAGCATCAGCAAGGTGGGAGTGGATGACTTCTGCCCAAGAGGCTTTGGGATGAAGAGGTCGTTCTATAATGGCATCAGCCTCTACTCTAACCCTGTCAACTACTGGGAGGTCCAACCCGCTGCCTTCCGTTGTGTCAGTGACCGTCTGGGCATCCAGTTTGGCAACTATAAGAAATAA